From a region of the Castanea sativa cultivar Marrone di Chiusa Pesio chromosome 10, ASM4071231v1 genome:
- the LOC142612789 gene encoding thylakoid lumenal protein TL20.3, chloroplastic isoform X2 — MAFSISALSIKSLGISSSNSKVANSQQPLSKPFAIVSQIDPKIKDFSRYSIAHSESKKWRKVVSTALAAAIITFSSNMSALADLNKFEAATRGEFGIGSAAQFGSADLRKAVHVNENFRRANFTAADMRESDFSGSTFNGAYLEKAVAYKANFTGADLSDTLMDRMVLNEANLTNAVLARTVLTRSDLGGALIEGADFSDAVLDLPQKQALCKYASGTNPVTGVSTRVSLGCGNSRRNAYGTPSSPLLSAPPEKLLNKDGFCDEATGLCDAK; from the exons ATGGCATTCTCTATCTCCGCATTATCCATAAAATCTCTTGGCATTTCATCATCAAATTCAAAGGTTGCGAATTCCCAGCAGCCCCTCTCAAAGCCTTTTGCTATAGTCAGTCAGATAGACCCAAAGATTAAAGACTTTTCACG GTACTCGATTGCCCACTCAGAATCAAAGAAATGGAGGAAAGTTGTTTCCACAGCGCTGGCAGCTGCAATTATTACCTTCAGCTCCAACATGTCTGCTCTTGCTGATCTCAATAAGTTTGAGGCAGCTACTCGTGGTGAGTTTGGGATAGGCTCAGCAGCTCAATTTGGTTCTGCGGACCTCAG GAAAGCTGTACATGTGAATGAAAATTTCAG AAGAGCCAATTTCACAGCTGCTGATATGAGGGAATCTGATTTTAGTGGTTCCACATTCAATGGTGCATACCTTGAGAAAGCAGTTGCATACAAGGCAAATTTTACAG GTGCGGATTTGAGCGACACGCTGATGGACCgcatg GTGTTGAATGAAGCTAATCTGACAAATGCTGTGCTGGCTAGAACGGTTCTCACCCGCAGTGACCTTGGGGGTGCCCTCATTGAAGGTGCTGATTTTAGTGATGCCGTTTTGGACCTTCCACAAAAGCAG GCTCTTTGCAAGTATGCAAGTGGCACAAATCCTGTTACGGGGGTTAGCACCAGAGTAAGCTTAGGTTGTGGGAACAGTCGACGCAATGCTTATGGTACCCCATCTTCTCCTCTATTAAGTGCTCCACCAGAGAAGTTGCTTAATAAGGATGGTTTTTGTGACGAAGCCACTGGTCTTTGTGATGCAAAATAA
- the LOC142612789 gene encoding thylakoid lumenal protein TL20.3, chloroplastic isoform X1, whose translation MAFSISALSIKSLGISSSNSKVANSQQPLSKPFAIVSQIDPKIKDFSRYSIAHSESKKWRKVVSTALAAAIITFSSNMSALADLNKFEAATRGEFGIGSAAQFGSADLRKAVHVNENFRHKPKRGLKKKVRERTRKKAADMRESDFSGSTFNGAYLEKAVAYKANFTGADLSDTLMDRMVLNEANLTNAVLARTVLTRSDLGGALIEGADFSDAVLDLPQKQALCKYASGTNPVTGVSTRVSLGCGNSRRNAYGTPSSPLLSAPPEKLLNKDGFCDEATGLCDAK comes from the exons ATGGCATTCTCTATCTCCGCATTATCCATAAAATCTCTTGGCATTTCATCATCAAATTCAAAGGTTGCGAATTCCCAGCAGCCCCTCTCAAAGCCTTTTGCTATAGTCAGTCAGATAGACCCAAAGATTAAAGACTTTTCACG GTACTCGATTGCCCACTCAGAATCAAAGAAATGGAGGAAAGTTGTTTCCACAGCGCTGGCAGCTGCAATTATTACCTTCAGCTCCAACATGTCTGCTCTTGCTGATCTCAATAAGTTTGAGGCAGCTACTCGTGGTGAGTTTGGGATAGGCTCAGCAGCTCAATTTGGTTCTGCGGACCTCAG GAAAGCTGTACATGTGAATGAAAATTTCAG ACACAAACCCAAACGAGGATTGAAGAAGAAAGTTAGAGAGAGGACTAGAAAAAAGG CTGCTGATATGAGGGAATCTGATTTTAGTGGTTCCACATTCAATGGTGCATACCTTGAGAAAGCAGTTGCATACAAGGCAAATTTTACAG GTGCGGATTTGAGCGACACGCTGATGGACCgcatg GTGTTGAATGAAGCTAATCTGACAAATGCTGTGCTGGCTAGAACGGTTCTCACCCGCAGTGACCTTGGGGGTGCCCTCATTGAAGGTGCTGATTTTAGTGATGCCGTTTTGGACCTTCCACAAAAGCAG GCTCTTTGCAAGTATGCAAGTGGCACAAATCCTGTTACGGGGGTTAGCACCAGAGTAAGCTTAGGTTGTGGGAACAGTCGACGCAATGCTTATGGTACCCCATCTTCTCCTCTATTAAGTGCTCCACCAGAGAAGTTGCTTAATAAGGATGGTTTTTGTGACGAAGCCACTGGTCTTTGTGATGCAAAATAA
- the LOC142612789 gene encoding thylakoid lumenal protein TL20.3, chloroplastic isoform X3 — translation MSALADLNKFEAATRGEFGIGSAAQFGSADLRKAVHVNENFRHKPKRGLKKKVRERTRKKAADMRESDFSGSTFNGAYLEKAVAYKANFTGADLSDTLMDRMVLNEANLTNAVLARTVLTRSDLGGALIEGADFSDAVLDLPQKQALCKYASGTNPVTGVSTRVSLGCGNSRRNAYGTPSSPLLSAPPEKLLNKDGFCDEATGLCDAK, via the exons ATGTCTGCTCTTGCTGATCTCAATAAGTTTGAGGCAGCTACTCGTGGTGAGTTTGGGATAGGCTCAGCAGCTCAATTTGGTTCTGCGGACCTCAG GAAAGCTGTACATGTGAATGAAAATTTCAG ACACAAACCCAAACGAGGATTGAAGAAGAAAGTTAGAGAGAGGACTAGAAAAAAGG CTGCTGATATGAGGGAATCTGATTTTAGTGGTTCCACATTCAATGGTGCATACCTTGAGAAAGCAGTTGCATACAAGGCAAATTTTACAG GTGCGGATTTGAGCGACACGCTGATGGACCgcatg GTGTTGAATGAAGCTAATCTGACAAATGCTGTGCTGGCTAGAACGGTTCTCACCCGCAGTGACCTTGGGGGTGCCCTCATTGAAGGTGCTGATTTTAGTGATGCCGTTTTGGACCTTCCACAAAAGCAG GCTCTTTGCAAGTATGCAAGTGGCACAAATCCTGTTACGGGGGTTAGCACCAGAGTAAGCTTAGGTTGTGGGAACAGTCGACGCAATGCTTATGGTACCCCATCTTCTCCTCTATTAAGTGCTCCACCAGAGAAGTTGCTTAATAAGGATGGTTTTTGTGACGAAGCCACTGGTCTTTGTGATGCAAAATAA
- the LOC142612789 gene encoding thylakoid lumenal protein TL20.3, chloroplastic isoform X4, with protein sequence MSALADLNKFEAATRGEFGIGSAAQFGSADLRKAVHVNENFRRANFTAADMRESDFSGSTFNGAYLEKAVAYKANFTGADLSDTLMDRMVLNEANLTNAVLARTVLTRSDLGGALIEGADFSDAVLDLPQKQALCKYASGTNPVTGVSTRVSLGCGNSRRNAYGTPSSPLLSAPPEKLLNKDGFCDEATGLCDAK encoded by the exons ATGTCTGCTCTTGCTGATCTCAATAAGTTTGAGGCAGCTACTCGTGGTGAGTTTGGGATAGGCTCAGCAGCTCAATTTGGTTCTGCGGACCTCAG GAAAGCTGTACATGTGAATGAAAATTTCAG AAGAGCCAATTTCACAGCTGCTGATATGAGGGAATCTGATTTTAGTGGTTCCACATTCAATGGTGCATACCTTGAGAAAGCAGTTGCATACAAGGCAAATTTTACAG GTGCGGATTTGAGCGACACGCTGATGGACCgcatg GTGTTGAATGAAGCTAATCTGACAAATGCTGTGCTGGCTAGAACGGTTCTCACCCGCAGTGACCTTGGGGGTGCCCTCATTGAAGGTGCTGATTTTAGTGATGCCGTTTTGGACCTTCCACAAAAGCAG GCTCTTTGCAAGTATGCAAGTGGCACAAATCCTGTTACGGGGGTTAGCACCAGAGTAAGCTTAGGTTGTGGGAACAGTCGACGCAATGCTTATGGTACCCCATCTTCTCCTCTATTAAGTGCTCCACCAGAGAAGTTGCTTAATAAGGATGGTTTTTGTGACGAAGCCACTGGTCTTTGTGATGCAAAATAA
- the LOC142612789 gene encoding thylakoid lumenal protein TL20.3, chloroplastic isoform X5, with product MKISAADMRESDFSGSTFNGAYLEKAVAYKANFTGADLSDTLMDRMVLNEANLTNAVLARTVLTRSDLGGALIEGADFSDAVLDLPQKQALCKYASGTNPVTGVSTRVSLGCGNSRRNAYGTPSSPLLSAPPEKLLNKDGFCDEATGLCDAK from the exons ATGAAAATTTCAG CTGCTGATATGAGGGAATCTGATTTTAGTGGTTCCACATTCAATGGTGCATACCTTGAGAAAGCAGTTGCATACAAGGCAAATTTTACAG GTGCGGATTTGAGCGACACGCTGATGGACCgcatg GTGTTGAATGAAGCTAATCTGACAAATGCTGTGCTGGCTAGAACGGTTCTCACCCGCAGTGACCTTGGGGGTGCCCTCATTGAAGGTGCTGATTTTAGTGATGCCGTTTTGGACCTTCCACAAAAGCAG GCTCTTTGCAAGTATGCAAGTGGCACAAATCCTGTTACGGGGGTTAGCACCAGAGTAAGCTTAGGTTGTGGGAACAGTCGACGCAATGCTTATGGTACCCCATCTTCTCCTCTATTAAGTGCTCCACCAGAGAAGTTGCTTAATAAGGATGGTTTTTGTGACGAAGCCACTGGTCTTTGTGATGCAAAATAA
- the LOC142612788 gene encoding uncharacterized protein LOC142612788 has translation MVSKTSSASSPSVPIKYKLRKVMIYRDFPKGCGPSSKVVPKVLQDSKKSLMLCTLHDVEKEPNKPIMLTPSHEKEGSRIVELERVGLPKAIYILKQGTTTLSKKDVEKTLSIAYPPRQKTSAIRRFPPGCGTNTLPISKEEDGLTTVDSMGVGLPNATDTFGHENAKLSKEDEEESLCKLYPPRKRAIFRSYPLGSGSESSQIISKEDCAIVAIDASGCNNSGNKSSYVQNVQKRVMRSIEEEDCVLSTFKSNLHHSKQKSKESAHSKVIDMKDKSLGNGRIGKLQENVSAGLVLPGPRIVVQALMAAPKCPWRSGGKRKRTYNWRQQE, from the coding sequence ATGGTTTCAAAAACAAGTAGTGCTTCTTCTCCTAGTGTCCCAATCAAGTATAAGCTGAGGAAGGTGATGATTTACCGTGATTTTCCTAAGGGATGTGGTCCATCTAGTAAAGTTGTCCCTAAAGTGTTGCAAGATTCAAAGAAATCATTGATGCTATGCACACTACATGATGTAGAAAAAGAACCCAACAAGCCTATTATGTTGACTCCTTCTCATGAGAAGGAAGGGTCAAGAATTGTGGAACTTGAGAGAGTTGGGTTGCCAAAAGCCATTTATATCTTAAAGCAAGGAACCACTACATTGTCAAAGAAAGATGTGGAAAAGACTTTGAGTATAGCATACCCACCTCGGCAAAAAACTTCAGCAATTCGAAGATTCCCTCCGGGTTGTGGAACTAATACTCTACCAATTAGTAAGGAAGAGGATGGGTTAACAACAGTTGACTCTATGGGAGTTGGATTGCCAAATGCCACTGATACTTTCGGCCATGAGAATGCTAAATTGTCAAAGGAAGATGAGGAAGAGTCCTTGTGCAAATTATATCCGCCTCGGAAAAGAGCTATATTTCGAAGCTACCCTTTAGGTTCTGGATCGGAATCTTCACAAATTATTAGTAAGGAAGATTGCGCGATAGTGGCCATTGATGCTTCTGGATGCAATAATTCGGGTAACAAGAGTTCATATGTGCAAAATGTACAAAAAAGGGTCATGAGAAGCATTGAGGAGGAAGATTGTGTTTTAAGCACTTTCAAGTCCAATCTGCATCATTCTAAGCAAAAGTCCAAAGAATCTGCACATTCTAAGGTGATTGACATGAAGGATAAATCTTTAGGGAATGGTAGAATAGGTAAATTGCAAGAAAATGTTTCTGCTGGTTTGGTACTTCCAGGGCCCAGGATAGTAGTGCAGGCTTTGATGGCTGCGCCAAAATGTCCATGGAGGAGTGGAGGCAAAAGGAAGAGAACCTACAACTGGAGGCAACAGGAATAG